The following DNA comes from Microbacterium wangchenii.
CGATCATGTCGACGGCGCTCACCGGGCCTGTCCAGGCCAGCAGCGCGTCGGTCATGACGAGCGTCATGAACACGCCCACGACGGTGAGGGCGTAGGCGAGGACGCCCATCCCCCACCGCGACCACCGCTCGTAGTCGGCGCGCAGCGCCGTGACGGCACGGGTGGCGTCGTACGGGTCGGCATCCGCCGACCCGACGTGGGCCAGCCATGCCTCGGACTCGGGGCGCACGAAGGAGAAAGCCACCGCGTCATCCGCCCTGCTCAGCCGCCGGCGCCGGGACGAGATCCTCCCGCGGCGCCATCGAGATGCCGAGCAGCCCGATCCTGACTCCCCGTGCCCGTTCCAGCTCGGCGGCAGGGACGAGCTCGCGTTCGTCGAGCACATCGAGGGCATCCGCGATATCGGCCTGGATCCGCCCCCGGTCCGCCTCGGCGAGGCCTGACACGGCGGCGTCCAGCCGCGCCAGATTCCGGCGCCACCGGTCGCTTCCTGCATCCGCGGGGCCTCGGTAGACCGCGGAATGCAGTGCGCCGACAACGGCATCTGCGAGCAGTCCGAGGGCAGCGAACCCGAAGTCCGCCTCCCCCTGTGCGAGCGCCAGGCCGGCGACGGCAGTGGCCGCCGCCGACGGCCCGAGATGCAGCATGCCGAGCAGTCGACCGACCTTGGGGTCGACGCCCGACGGGTCCCGATGGTCGATGACGAGGCCGATCGCCGCCAGGACTGCGGCGATCGCCGCGATGGAGCCGGGAATGCGGAGGTCGAGACCCTCGTCCTGCGCGAACAGCCATCCGACGACGGCACCCGCCGCGAGGAGGGGGAACACGAAGCTCGCGATGTGGCTGAGGGTCAGCAGGCAGCCCCACGCGCGGACGGTGTCCTTCGACAGTGCGCGCCATGCCTCGGCGGGCGCGAAGAAGGCGATCGCCCGGCGCAGCTCGGCGTCCTCGTGCAGGGCGTGCGCCTCGAGCTTCCACCAGTCGAGCGGCTCCCAGCTGCGACGCGCGCGCGCGAATCGGACAGCAGGTCCGTCGCTCATACCGCCCACGCCCCGTCCGCGGCGGGCTCCCCGGTCGCGCTCACCGGCGCGTGCAACCACCACACGCTCGCGGGCTGCTCAACCCTTGCCCTGCGCGGCGACGGCGGCGGCGCCGGCGGCTGCGGCCTCGGGATCCAGGTACTCGCCGGGACCCAGCGGCAGGAGGTCCTCCCCCAGCCGGTAGACCAGCGGGATGCCGGTGGGGATGTTCAGCGCGGCGATGTCCTCGTCGCTGATCCCCTCGAGATGCTTCACCAGCCCGCGGAGCGAGTTGCCGTGCGCGGTCACCAGCACGGTCTTGCCTTCACGCAGGTCGGGCACGATCTCCGCTTCCCAGTAGGGCAGCATGCGCTCGATCACGAGCTTGAGCGACTCGGTGTCGGGAACCTGGCCGTCGATGCCCGCGTAACGGGGGTCGCCGACCTGGCTGTAGGGGTCGTCGGCGGGCAGGGGCGGCGGCGGCACGTCGAACGAGC
Coding sequences within:
- a CDS encoding phosphoglyceromutase; the protein is MSAPYTLILLRHGQSEWNKTNQFTGWVDVRLTDQGKAEAARGGELLAEAGLLPDILHTSVLSRAIQTANIALDTADRLWIPVKRSWRLNERHYGALQGKDKAQTLEEFGNEQFMLWRRSFDVPPPPLPADDPYSQVGDPRYAGIDGQVPDTESLKLVIERMLPYWEAEIVPDLREGKTVLVTAHGNSLRGLVKHLEGISDEDIAALNIPTGIPLVYRLGEDLLPLGPGEYLDPEAAAAGAAAVAAQGKG